In a genomic window of Corynebacterium lizhenjunii:
- a CDS encoding proline--tRNA ligase has translation MITRLSQLFLRTLREDPADAEVTSHKLLVRAGYVRRAAPGVYTWLPLGLRTLRKIEDVVREEMNAIGGQEMLFPALLPREPYEQTQRWTEYGDNLFRLQDRKGADMLLGPTHEEMFTGAVKDLYSSYKDFPVTLYQIQTKYRDEERPRAGILRGREFVMKDSYSFDMTDAGLDESYAKHRRAYQNIFDRLKIDYAICKATSGAMGGSASEEFLAVSPAGEDTFVRATEGEYAANVEAVVTPVPPEVPLEGQPALQEYTTPNAETIDTLVEWARAEGLRVDGREVTGADTLKCMMVKTAAPVGPGEAKEWELAGVLIPGDRALDEKRLEASLEPLEFELASEADFAQNTFLVKGYVGPRALNAHGVKVYADPRVVKGSAWITGGDAANVHIAQCVAGRDFEVDEFIEAAEIKEGDPAPEGQGTLTLERGIELGHIFQLGRKYTEAFDVQILDENGKRAVPTMGSYGIGISRMMAVLAEQRADDKGLNWPVEVAPYQVHVAVANKDAAALEAGDKLVADLDAAGIEVLFDDRPKVSPGVKFKDAELLGMPFIAVLGRSFADGIIELRIRGGETLEVPAAEIVDKLVELVRG, from the coding sequence ATGATTACACGCCTATCTCAACTATTCCTGCGTACTCTGCGCGAAGACCCGGCTGACGCCGAAGTCACCAGCCATAAGCTTTTGGTACGCGCGGGATATGTCCGCCGTGCCGCCCCAGGTGTCTACACCTGGCTGCCATTGGGACTGCGCACCCTGCGCAAGATTGAAGACGTAGTGCGTGAGGAAATGAACGCCATTGGCGGGCAGGAAATGCTGTTTCCGGCCCTGCTGCCGCGCGAGCCTTACGAGCAGACGCAGCGCTGGACCGAATACGGCGATAACCTCTTCCGCCTGCAGGACCGCAAGGGCGCGGACATGCTGCTGGGGCCTACCCACGAAGAGATGTTTACCGGGGCGGTCAAGGACCTCTATTCGTCGTATAAGGACTTCCCGGTAACCCTGTACCAAATTCAGACGAAGTACCGTGACGAGGAGCGCCCGCGGGCGGGTATCTTGCGCGGCCGGGAGTTCGTGATGAAGGACTCGTATTCCTTCGACATGACAGACGCCGGGCTGGATGAGTCTTATGCGAAGCACCGCCGGGCGTACCAGAATATTTTTGACCGGCTCAAGATTGACTACGCCATCTGCAAGGCCACCTCTGGGGCCATGGGTGGTTCTGCCTCGGAAGAATTCCTGGCGGTCTCCCCTGCAGGTGAGGACACGTTCGTGCGCGCCACCGAGGGCGAATATGCAGCAAACGTGGAGGCAGTAGTGACTCCGGTGCCGCCGGAGGTGCCGCTGGAGGGCCAGCCTGCGCTGCAGGAGTACACGACCCCGAACGCGGAAACCATTGACACGCTGGTGGAGTGGGCGCGGGCCGAAGGTCTGCGCGTTGACGGACGTGAGGTCACCGGTGCGGACACTTTGAAGTGCATGATGGTAAAGACCGCGGCGCCGGTTGGTCCGGGCGAGGCCAAGGAGTGGGAGCTGGCAGGTGTGTTGATTCCGGGCGACCGGGCGTTGGATGAAAAGCGCCTGGAAGCCTCTTTGGAGCCGCTGGAGTTCGAGCTGGCGTCTGAGGCGGACTTTGCGCAGAATACATTTTTGGTCAAGGGCTATGTGGGGCCGCGGGCGCTTAATGCCCATGGGGTCAAGGTGTATGCCGACCCGCGGGTGGTCAAGGGCTCTGCCTGGATCACGGGCGGCGATGCCGCGAACGTGCACATTGCCCAGTGCGTGGCTGGGCGTGACTTTGAGGTGGACGAGTTCATCGAGGCCGCAGAAATCAAGGAGGGTGACCCGGCACCGGAGGGCCAGGGCACGCTGACGCTGGAGCGCGGTATAGAGCTGGGACACATTTTCCAGCTGGGACGGAAGTACACCGAAGCCTTTGATGTGCAGATTCTTGATGAAAACGGCAAGCGTGCGGTGCCAACCATGGGCTCGTATGGCATTGGCATTTCGCGCATGATGGCTGTGCTGGCTGAACAGCGTGCTGACGATAAGGGCTTGAACTGGCCGGTAGAGGTCGCGCCGTATCAGGTGCACGTTGCGGTGGCGAACAAGGACGCTGCTGCGTTGGAGGCCGGCGATAAGCTGGTGGCCGACTTGGATGCGGCGGGTATCGAGGTGCTTTTCGATGATCGTCCGAAGGTCTCCCCGGGTGTGAAGTTCAAGGACGCAGAGCTACTGGGTATGCCGTTTATTGCGGTGCTGGGGCGCTCTTTTGCAGACGGCATTATTGAACTGCGGATCCGTGGCGGGGAGACTCTGGAGGTTCCCGCTGCGGAGATCGTGGACAAGCTGGTGGAGCTGGTACGCGGTTAG